The following proteins come from a genomic window of Lolium rigidum isolate FL_2022 chromosome 5, APGP_CSIRO_Lrig_0.1, whole genome shotgun sequence:
- the LOC124651652 gene encoding eukaryotic translation initiation factor-like isoform X1 yields the protein MCVIVFILYLLLNNAILFSIFQVGPPFALVKAEVPWSARRGNLSEKERVLKKVKGILNKLTLEKFELLKGQLLDTRITTADILKDVTSLIFRKAVSEPTFCSMYAQLCYEVHDYLPSFPAEEPGGRNIIFRRLLLNNCQQVFEDPDSLRVEIARLTGPDQVMERGDQDMIFKLITLGNIRLIGELTKARMVPEKIVHHIIKELLGSDKKACPDEEHIEALCQFFNTVGKHLDENPGSCRMNDTYFIQIKDRVANPELTPRSKFMLLDLIALRSNNWVPRRGEVGDVPCDIWHWQDASTNYLSNLGYIRAETEKLESEMKRIALEGQQKQTCKLSDEDMKITRMTMLLTALLQDNKDCKNEILKVLKLTVAILFAILCVCVVGVMKK from the exons ATGTGTGTAATAGTGTTTATCCTTTACCTACTTCTGAACAATGCCATTTTGTTTTCCATATTTCAGGTTGGCCCCCCTTTTGCTCTAGTCAAGGCTGAGGTTCCTTGGTCAGCCCGAAGAGGCAATCTTTCGGAGAAAGAGAGAGTGCTGAAAAAAGTGAAAGG TATATTGAACAAACTGACGCTAGAGAAATTTGAGCTACTCAAGGGGCAACTGCTGGATACTCGAATTACTACAGCTGATATCTTGAAG GATGTTACGTCTCTCATATTTAGGAAGGCTGTTTCTGAGCCCACCTTCTGTTCCATGTATGCTCAACTATGTTATGAAGTCCATGACTACCTCCCATCATTCCCTGCTGAAGAACCAGGAGGAAGAAATATTATATTCAGACGTCTGCTGTTGAACAATTGTCAGCAAGTTTTTGAAGATCCTGATAGCCTAAGGGTTGAGATTGCAAGACTGACTGGCCCTGACCAAGTGATGGAAAGAGGGGATCAGGACatgattttcaaacttataacacttggaaatattcgTCTAATTGGTGAGCTAACGAAGGCAAGGATGGTTCCTGAGAAGATAGTTCATCACATTATCAAG GAGTTACTAGGGTCTGATAAAAAGGCTTGCCCTGACGAGGAACACATCGAAGCCCTCTGTCAGTTCTTCAATACGGTTGGTAAACATCTTGATGAGAACCCAGGGTCTTGCCGAATGAATGACACCTACTTCATCCAGATTAAGGATCGAGTAGCAAACCCTGAGTTGACTCCACGCTCAAAGTTCATGCTTCTCGATTTGATTGCTCTCCGTTCTAACAACTGGGTGCCTCGACGTGGGGAG GTAGGGGATGTTCCTTGTGACATTTGGCATTGGCAAGATGCGTCCACGAACTATTTGTCAAACCTCGGCTACATAAGAGCAGAGACGGAGAAGTTGGAGTCAGAGATGAAGAGGATTGCACTTGAGGGACAGCAGAAGCAAACCTGTAAGCTAAGCGATGAAGACATGAAGATCACAAGGATGACTATGTTGCTCACTGCTTTGTTACAAGATAACAAGGATTGCAAGAATGAGATACTTAAGGTGTTGAAGCTGACAGTGGCAATTCTATTTGCCATTCTTTGTGTATGTGTTGTAGGTGTGATGAAGAAGTGA
- the LOC124651652 gene encoding eukaryotic translation initiation factor-like isoform X2, whose product METACRSCGFEHKEVGPPFALVKAEVPWSARRGNLSEKERVLKKVKGILNKLTLEKFELLKGQLLDTRITTADILKDVTSLIFRKAVSEPTFCSMYAQLCYEVHDYLPSFPAEEPGGRNIIFRRLLLNNCQQVFEDPDSLRVEIARLTGPDQVMERGDQDMIFKLITLGNIRLIGELTKARMVPEKIVHHIIKELLGSDKKACPDEEHIEALCQFFNTVGKHLDENPGSCRMNDTYFIQIKDRVANPELTPRSKFMLLDLIALRSNNWVPRRGEVGDVPCDIWHWQDASTNYLSNLGYIRAETEKLESEMKRIALEGQQKQTCKLSDEDMKITRMTMLLTALLQDNKDCKNEILKVLKLTVAILFAILCVCVVGVMKK is encoded by the exons ATGGAAACAGCATGCAGAAGTTGCGGTTTTGAACACAAAGAA GTTGGCCCCCCTTTTGCTCTAGTCAAGGCTGAGGTTCCTTGGTCAGCCCGAAGAGGCAATCTTTCGGAGAAAGAGAGAGTGCTGAAAAAAGTGAAAGG TATATTGAACAAACTGACGCTAGAGAAATTTGAGCTACTCAAGGGGCAACTGCTGGATACTCGAATTACTACAGCTGATATCTTGAAG GATGTTACGTCTCTCATATTTAGGAAGGCTGTTTCTGAGCCCACCTTCTGTTCCATGTATGCTCAACTATGTTATGAAGTCCATGACTACCTCCCATCATTCCCTGCTGAAGAACCAGGAGGAAGAAATATTATATTCAGACGTCTGCTGTTGAACAATTGTCAGCAAGTTTTTGAAGATCCTGATAGCCTAAGGGTTGAGATTGCAAGACTGACTGGCCCTGACCAAGTGATGGAAAGAGGGGATCAGGACatgattttcaaacttataacacttggaaatattcgTCTAATTGGTGAGCTAACGAAGGCAAGGATGGTTCCTGAGAAGATAGTTCATCACATTATCAAG GAGTTACTAGGGTCTGATAAAAAGGCTTGCCCTGACGAGGAACACATCGAAGCCCTCTGTCAGTTCTTCAATACGGTTGGTAAACATCTTGATGAGAACCCAGGGTCTTGCCGAATGAATGACACCTACTTCATCCAGATTAAGGATCGAGTAGCAAACCCTGAGTTGACTCCACGCTCAAAGTTCATGCTTCTCGATTTGATTGCTCTCCGTTCTAACAACTGGGTGCCTCGACGTGGGGAG GTAGGGGATGTTCCTTGTGACATTTGGCATTGGCAAGATGCGTCCACGAACTATTTGTCAAACCTCGGCTACATAAGAGCAGAGACGGAGAAGTTGGAGTCAGAGATGAAGAGGATTGCACTTGAGGGACAGCAGAAGCAAACCTGTAAGCTAAGCGATGAAGACATGAAGATCACAAGGATGACTATGTTGCTCACTGCTTTGTTACAAGATAACAAGGATTGCAAGAATGAGATACTTAAGGTGTTGAAGCTGACAGTGGCAATTCTATTTGCCATTCTTTGTGTATGTGTTGTAGGTGTGATGAAGAAGTGA
- the LOC124654173 gene encoding eukaryotic translation initiation factor-like — MKARMVPEKIVHHIIKELLGSDKKACPDEEHIEALCQFFNTVGKHIDENPGSCRMNYTYFNQIKDRVANPELTSRSKFMLLDLIALRSNNWAPRRGEVGDVPCDIWHWQDAYTNYLSNLGYIRAEMEEVGVRDEEDCTLGTAEANL, encoded by the exons ATGAAGGCAAGGATGGTTCCTGAGAAGATAGTTCATCACATTATCAAG GAATTACTGGGGTCTGATAAAAAGGCTTGCCCTGACGAGGAACACATCGAAGCCCTCTGTCAGTTCTTCAATACGGTTGGTAAACATATTGATGAGAACCCAGGGTCTTGCCGAATGAATTATACCTACTTCAACCAGATTAAGGATCGAGTAGCAAACCCTGAGTTGACTTCACGCTCAAAGTTTATGCTTCTGGATTTGATTGCTCTCCGTTCTAACAACTGGGCGCCCCGGCGTGGGGAG GTAGGGGATGTTCCTTGTGACATTTGGCATTGGCAAGATGCGTACACGAACTATTTGTCAAACCTCGGCTACATAAGAGCAGAGATGGAGGAAGTTGGAGTCAGAGATGAAGAGGATTGCACTCTAGGCACAGCAGAAGCAAACCTGTAA